A window of the Dyadobacter pollutisoli genome harbors these coding sequences:
- a CDS encoding glycoside hydrolase family 3 N-terminal domain-containing protein yields the protein MKNWLFSRFRVVVSVVVLVILSSMVSVAWKLITVKIKPAKTETAVASKKKVHTPKKRLAPVLVLPENEWVDSTLKSLSIEQKIGQLFMVATFSNRDEAHYKYIDRLIDDFHIGGLIFFQGGPVGQALLTNRYQSHSNIPLFVGIDGEWGLGMRLDSTMSYPKQMVLGSIQNDELVYRMGSDIARQCNRLGIQINFAPVSDINSNAGNPVIGIRSFGEDKENVTRKAVAYMKGLQHHKVIATAKHFPGHGDTDADSHFTLPVLGHSAAQLNETDLYPYREMIADSLMGVLSGHLFIPALDNTPNQASSLSEKVITGLLRKDLGFRGLVFTDAMNMKGVLKTGKAAEVNLKALIAGNDILLYPESIAETVAKIKDAINQKIISEKIIDDKVKRILQAKYWAGLSKYQPIDITNLYDDLNTEKSKELYRELCEAAVTVVKNDNNLIPIGSVIDNNMASVSLGEGSSAAFQKMLSTYKPMRSYTFYDGPTSQEEISEMLTYLQPYNTIIVDIHGIASKPTRNYGVTSGMTDFVNQLKQKNKKVILCLFGTPYSIRFFPETDVLICASQDGKDQQEIVPQIIFGAMSGEGRLPVSVLSYRSGSGVSTTPINRIAFGTPESVGMDAGSLKKIDEIATAAVSDHVFPGCEILVARKGKIIYEKQFGALNYRTPERVTSETIYDLASLTKVSATLQAVMLLYDRKQITLDDKASTYLPELAGTSKQNFTIRDLLLHRSGLISFYPPLWDRTKTSAGGLLPEYYSSKSDTAYYLQVAPKLFAKGALRDSVWKWVVESPMNNRKDRSGNYGYLYSDLGFLTLQKIVEKVTGQPLDIFVASNIYEPLGLSYLGFNPLRRFPEKQIAPTENDYRFRGQLLQGTVHDQMAAIVGGVAGHAGLFGTARDLAILFQMNLWKGNYAGKRYYEQTTVPVFARGYDESHHRGLGWDKAPSDGNSSYVSPQASLNSFGHTGFTGTMVWMDPEEDLLFIFLSNRVNPDAENTSITTQRTRRKIQDVVYSSLLERKSELP from the coding sequence ATGAAAAATTGGTTGTTTAGCCGGTTTCGTGTTGTTGTAAGTGTAGTCGTGCTGGTCATTCTAAGCTCAATGGTTTCCGTTGCGTGGAAGCTCATTACCGTTAAAATCAAACCTGCAAAAACTGAAACTGCCGTTGCCTCCAAAAAGAAGGTACACACTCCGAAAAAGCGCCTGGCCCCTGTACTTGTGCTTCCTGAAAATGAGTGGGTCGACAGCACATTGAAATCCCTTTCGATCGAACAGAAGATAGGCCAGCTTTTCATGGTCGCTACTTTCTCCAACCGCGACGAAGCACATTACAAATACATTGACAGGCTGATCGATGACTTTCATATCGGAGGTCTGATATTTTTTCAAGGCGGGCCGGTAGGCCAGGCATTACTTACCAATCGGTACCAGTCACATTCCAATATCCCGCTTTTTGTAGGGATTGATGGTGAATGGGGCCTTGGCATGCGACTGGACAGTACGATGTCATATCCCAAACAAATGGTACTCGGTTCCATCCAGAATGATGAACTCGTTTACCGCATGGGCAGCGACATTGCGAGGCAATGCAACCGGCTGGGAATCCAGATCAATTTCGCGCCGGTTTCGGATATCAACAGCAATGCAGGCAATCCGGTGATTGGTATACGATCATTTGGTGAGGATAAAGAAAATGTAACGCGGAAAGCCGTAGCCTACATGAAAGGCCTGCAACATCATAAAGTGATCGCCACAGCAAAACATTTCCCCGGCCACGGCGATACGGACGCCGACTCGCATTTTACATTACCTGTGCTGGGCCATTCAGCCGCGCAGTTGAATGAAACTGACCTTTACCCCTACCGTGAAATGATCGCTGACAGCCTGATGGGCGTTTTGAGCGGACATTTATTTATTCCTGCGCTCGACAATACACCGAACCAGGCCAGCTCACTTTCCGAAAAAGTAATCACCGGCCTCTTACGTAAAGATCTTGGCTTCCGCGGGCTCGTATTTACCGATGCCATGAACATGAAAGGTGTTTTGAAAACAGGTAAGGCCGCCGAAGTGAATTTGAAAGCATTAATCGCAGGTAATGACATATTGCTATATCCCGAAAGTATTGCCGAAACGGTTGCTAAAATCAAAGATGCGATCAATCAAAAAATCATCAGTGAAAAGATTATTGACGATAAAGTAAAAAGGATTCTTCAGGCGAAATACTGGGCCGGATTGAGCAAGTACCAGCCTATTGATATCACCAATTTGTACGATGACCTTAATACGGAAAAAAGTAAGGAATTATACCGTGAGCTTTGCGAGGCTGCGGTGACCGTTGTGAAAAATGATAATAATCTGATTCCGATCGGGTCGGTCATTGATAATAATATGGCTTCGGTGAGCCTGGGTGAAGGAAGCAGTGCCGCTTTTCAGAAAATGCTTTCGACCTACAAGCCGATGCGGTCGTATACATTTTACGACGGGCCAACATCACAGGAAGAGATTTCCGAAATGCTGACTTATCTGCAGCCTTACAATACTATCATCGTTGACATCCATGGTATTGCGTCCAAGCCAACAAGAAATTACGGCGTGACGAGCGGTATGACGGATTTTGTCAACCAATTGAAACAAAAGAATAAAAAAGTGATCCTTTGCCTCTTCGGCACACCATACAGCATTCGGTTTTTCCCTGAAACCGATGTACTGATCTGTGCCAGCCAGGACGGGAAAGATCAGCAGGAGATTGTACCGCAGATTATTTTTGGTGCTATGAGTGGCGAAGGAAGGCTTCCGGTTTCAGTTCTTTCGTACAGATCGGGTAGCGGCGTAAGCACTACGCCTATCAACAGGATCGCTTTTGGCACACCTGAGAGCGTGGGAATGGATGCAGGCTCATTGAAAAAAATAGATGAAATCGCCACGGCTGCGGTGAGTGACCATGTGTTCCCGGGCTGCGAAATATTAGTAGCCAGAAAAGGCAAGATCATTTACGAAAAACAATTCGGCGCACTGAATTACCGGACGCCGGAGCGGGTAACTTCCGAAACCATTTACGACCTGGCTTCGCTGACCAAAGTTTCAGCAACATTACAGGCGGTCATGCTCTTGTACGACCGCAAACAGATTACCCTGGACGATAAAGCCTCTACGTATCTGCCCGAATTGGCAGGAACCAGCAAACAGAATTTCACCATACGCGACCTGTTGCTGCATCGTTCGGGATTGATCTCGTTTTACCCTCCGCTTTGGGACAGGACCAAAACCAGCGCCGGTGGCTTGCTACCCGAATATTACAGTTCCAAATCAGACACGGCCTACTATTTGCAGGTTGCTCCAAAGCTCTTCGCGAAAGGTGCATTGAGAGATTCTGTCTGGAAATGGGTGGTGGAGTCACCTATGAACAACAGAAAAGACAGGTCGGGGAACTATGGATATTTGTATAGCGACCTTGGATTTTTGACATTACAAAAGATCGTTGAAAAGGTAACCGGTCAGCCTTTGGACATTTTTGTTGCCTCTAATATTTACGAACCGTTGGGTCTTTCCTATCTCGGTTTTAATCCACTGCGCCGTTTCCCCGAAAAACAAATTGCACCTACTGAAAACGACTATCGTTTTAGAGGACAGCTTCTGCAAGGTACCGTTCATGATCAAATGGCGGCCATTGTCGGTGGTGTCGCAGGCCACGCAGGGCTGTTCGGAACGGCACGGGATCTGGCTATTTTATTCCAGATGAACTTATGGAAAGGTAATTACGCTGGTAAAAGATACTACGAACAAACCACCGTTCCTGTGTTCGCACGTGGATACGACGAGTCACATCACCGCGGACTGGGCTGGGATAAAGCACCCTCTGACGGCAATAGCTCATATGTGTCACCGCAGGCCTCATTGAACTCATTCGGGCACACTGGCTTCACCGGAACTATGGTTTGGATGGACCCGGAAGAAGATCTTCTCTTTATTTTTCTCTCAAACCGCGTGAATCCGGACGCTGAAAACACCAGTATCACTACCCAGAGAACACGTCGAAAAATACAGGATGTGGTATACAGCTCATTGCTCGAAAGGAAAAGCGAGCTTCCGTAA
- a CDS encoding ATP-binding cassette domain-containing protein, with protein MSIEVTNLTKVYGAQRAIDGISFALKKGEIVGFLGPNGAGKSTTMKILTGYLKPSEGVAKVSDFDVVNQPMPARRSIGYLPEHNPLYLDMYVTEFLLFSGKLYGMSGSPLSARVDEVIAMCGLEAEKRKKIGELSKGYRQRVGLAQSFLHNPDVLILDEPTTGLDPNQIQEIREVIRTAGKDKTVLFSTHIMQEVEALCDRVIIINKGKVVSDSTLEALRKTGDSLEEIFRGLTN; from the coding sequence ATGTCCATCGAAGTTACCAATCTCACCAAAGTATACGGCGCGCAGCGGGCGATAGATGGAATTTCTTTTGCATTGAAAAAAGGAGAAATTGTCGGTTTTCTTGGCCCTAATGGCGCAGGAAAATCGACAACTATGAAAATCCTGACGGGCTACCTTAAACCTAGCGAAGGCGTCGCAAAAGTGTCGGATTTTGATGTGGTAAATCAGCCCATGCCGGCCAGACGCTCCATCGGCTACTTGCCGGAGCACAATCCATTGTACCTTGATATGTACGTGACGGAATTCCTGCTTTTTTCAGGAAAACTGTACGGAATGAGCGGATCGCCCCTCAGTGCGAGAGTCGACGAGGTGATCGCAATGTGTGGTCTTGAAGCTGAAAAGAGAAAAAAAATCGGTGAGCTTTCAAAAGGTTACCGGCAGCGGGTAGGTCTCGCACAATCGTTCTTGCACAATCCCGATGTACTGATCCTCGACGAACCTACCACGGGACTCGATCCCAACCAAATTCAGGAAATCAGGGAAGTAATCAGGACTGCAGGCAAGGACAAGACGGTGCTCTTTTCGACTCACATTATGCAAGAGGTGGAAGCGCTATGCGACCGTGTCATCATTATCAATAAAGGTAAAGTGGTGAGCGATAGCACATTGGAGGCACTTAGAAAAACAGGCGACTCGCTGGAAGAAATTTTCAGGGGCCTGACAAACTAG